Genomic segment of Hydra vulgaris chromosome 11, alternate assembly HydraT2T_AEP:
TTCGCTGTCTGACATTAACAGTAGACCACCTGAAATAATGCTTCctaatttaagaattaaagcTGCAGAAGCCTGGTGCCTTATTCGAAATCTTCCAAGTATCATAGGCTTCAAGATACCTCACCAAGAACCTCACTGGCAATTATTGATATTGCTACTAGACTGTTGTGCAATAATATTTGCACCAGAAATAACTTTGTCACTAACACAATTTTTAGTATGCTTAATTGAAGATCACCATACACATTTTAAACTGCTGTACCCAAATAAGAGTTTAACACCTAAGCATCACTTTTTGCTCCACTATCCTGAGATCGTGATGCGATTTGGACCAGCCAGTAGATACTGGTGCATGAGGTTTGAAGCTAAGCATCGTTTTGGCAAAGAATTAGCATCATCAgtcagaaattttaaaaatatttgcaaaacaaTTGCAACCAGAACACAGTTTTCTCTTGCTGCTTCCTTGATGTCTAATAATATCTATGTATCACCGGAAACTCTTGGCTATTGCATACAAGAGAAATTGTATAGTATTGGTGATGATGTGAGTTATGCTGTGTGCTTGTCACTAAAGCTTGAGATGCAAGATGAAATCTGTGTAGCAAATTCATTCAATTTTggtcattataaaataaaaccgGGTTGTTTTCTCATAGTTTCTCTTGACGATGGTCTTCCACAGTTTGgaaagttattgaaaattatttcagttTCAAAACAGATTTACTTTGTCTTTGAGTTATTGCAAACACTCCACTTTGATGACCACCTCTACTCATTTGTTGTCAGCGAAACATCTTCAGTAGAGGTTGTTCTATCACGTAACATAAAAGACTATCATCCATTAGCCAAACATTCAGTAGTATATGAGAATGAGAAAATAACCTTTATTAGCCAAACATTCAGTAGTATATGAGAATGAGAAAATAACCTTTATTAGCCAAACATTCAGTAGTATATGAGAATGAGAAAATAACCTTTATTAGCCAAACATTCAGTAGTATATGAGAATGAGAAAATAACCTTTATTAGCCAAACATTCAGTAGTATATGAGAATGAGAAAATAACCTTTATTAGCCAAACATTCAGTAGTATATGAGAATGAGAAAATAACCTTTATTAGCCAAACATTCAGTAGTATATGAGAATGAGAAAATAACCTTTATTAGCCAAACATTCAGTAGTATATGAGAATGAGAAAATAACCTTTATTAGCACTCActacaaattaatataaattagttttctttattttaatgatttaatttgaataaatattcttaaattattttatttgctcaACTTTTACTAATAAGATTGTAGCATTTAAAGTTACCTATAtaaagtattcttttttttaattatttaaaaatcaaattttacagtattattttgaaaagcttgtattattatttacttttttttgttaatgttatcACTTGTGTATTTGGATTCATTCTATTATACTTATTAACAGTTAAACAAAAGTTCAACCTTTCCACCAATGATTAAATAAGATTGGTCGTTGAGGAAGATGGAACCGAGGTTGAATGTTCATTTGAAATGATGCAAGCAATAGGAAGTAGTTTAATTTACACTCTTCTGGTGAATGGTGAGATATGGACTAAGCGACTGTCACAGGTAGATTCTTTCAAATTAAAGAATACAATTTATGAACATgttgagtaaaaaaattacgttaTATTCCTGATGTGTAATggtttatgtaattttatttatctagcaATGTACTCCTGCTTCAGTTCAAGAAGCAACTTTTAGTTCAATTGGCATTGGGTGTTTAACTTCAAGTTCAATTGGCATTGTGTGTTCAACTTCTAGTTCAATTGGCATTGGGTCTTCCGAATCTGACGATGTGAATCCTTTTATTAATATGCAGACCTTCAAACAATACCTTTTAAAACATCCAGTAAGTCTTTCTTACATATTTGTAACAAGATGTTACGTTTATAATGTGTTAATTTAGAGATATCTAAATACCTCAGGTGTTGAGTTAACTTGAAATTTGTCAAGTGTAGAGTTAGCTTCAAATTTCtaatttgaacttttattaaacagtattttaattaatttagtttgactattaataaagttgttgaATAGTACATcgatattgtatatttatttttgaggtCACAACAGATTATGTCAAATCGATTTTAGCAACAGGAATATTTACTATTTTGGCTCGCCAGGCAATTACCCGCCTGGTTGTCCATAAAATGATTAATGTTTTTGGAAATTATCCTACACGTAGGCATAAAGAAGATGTTGCTAGTTTGCTAGGCCAACTATTTAGTATGGAGGCGAGTATTTTCTTTGATCCGTCTACATATTCAGGATTTTTGCAGCGGGGTACAGAAAATGCTAGAAGAGATTGGGATGGTAAGTATACttgttgaatattttgtttataaatttagcaTTGCAAATgattccattaatttttttttattaataaattttcagacAAGCGTAAGATTTATAACTGGAAAAAGAGACCTCTAAATTGTGATAAAGCTACACCTaccaaatacaaaaaaacagaaataaagtcattaagtaaaaacattttatgttttttgcttCAGTTGTTCTTTTATGTTCTAAGAattgttatcataaaaatatcttttaatttaacacTGTTTACATATTCTGTTCAATTGTTTAGCTTTTGATGAAATTAACGAATCCTGTGTATTTTCCCAAACAGCTGCTTCATCTGATGGGTGCCCCAGAAAAATAATTGATTGTGTTGTTTGCAGgggtaattatttttgttgcgACAGAGAATGTAgtttatgatttatatttaagatttttttgttaatatctaaaataatttagaatctGTTGTTAAATTagcaccatttttttttaatcctcaGTCTGTTACTATCAGAACAGCTGTGGTTTGTATAGGTTTTATACATTTTCTATTGCACATTCAAGATTAAGAATaactaatttgtataaaaaatatatatacttttttaatgtttaattctTGTAGGAAAAGGTAATGATAATATAAGAGATGTAGAAAAGCTTGCATTTCTATCAAGTACTCGTACGCATGAAGTTAAGGAGTGTCTAGAAAAAACCTTTTGCATTAGACAATTTTGGATTATGAATGAGTCACCCACCTTGTCTACCATATTAAAAATGTATCCAAAATTTCAGACGATTCCAGAACTAGTAAGtattctaaatttatattctaaaacttgtgttaagttttaaattttgaaaaatcatttaaatttacaaaaaataaaaatacatatatttaaaaaaacacacatgtttttataagaaattttttattgctttcatGAAATTGACATTTTATAAAGCAGGTAAGTGACATAATAAtgtgcaatatatatattttatataacagtTAGATGTTGAGCTTCAAATGATGTTTTCTGAttgcaaaacagattttttatcAGTATTTCGGACAGAGATTTTAATCCCAGCATTGGAACTAACAGGAAATAAATCAATAGAACTGATAGCAGCGGATGCCAAAAGAGGCGATAATGGTGAGTTTccttctgttatttttttttcttaagattttgtattttagcattttttgaGGAATGaactgcaaaaaatatataagaggAATTAACTGCGAGAAAAGTGTAATATAAGGAATGAATTGCGAGAAAAGTTTAATTAGAGAAATGAACTGCAAGAAGAGTATAAAccctttg
This window contains:
- the LOC136087359 gene encoding uncharacterized protein LOC136087359, whose product is MMQAIGSSLIYTLLVNGEIWTKRLSQQCTPASVQEATFSSIGIGCLTSSSIGIVCSTSSSIGIGSSESDDVNPFINMQTFKQYLLKHPVTTDYVKSILATGIFTILARQAITRLVVHKMINVFGNYPTRRHKEDVASLLGQLFSMEASIFFDPSTYSGFLQRGTENARRDWDDKRKIYNWKKRPLNCDKATPTKYKKTEIKSLTFDEINESCVFSQTAASSDGCPRKIIDCVVCRGKGNDNIRDVEKLAFLSSTRTHEVKECLEKTFCIRQFWIMNESPTLSTILKMYPKFQTIPELLDVELQMMFSDCKTDFLSVFRTEILIPALELTGNKSIELIAADAKRGDNGWHAYHACKIISLLLRTTVKRKRISGLESFDHLMRIVEPGCSMIEAAENCWKPYPLLLIQGSINQKVLLVKIAAEKSLITAGSSIEEGIERLFKLFWCFNLEYTEECATFFKFLQLIYNLGEKQPFPASVYQLQAMLKIVKK